In one Arachis duranensis cultivar V14167 chromosome 9, aradu.V14167.gnm2.J7QH, whole genome shotgun sequence genomic region, the following are encoded:
- the LOC107465325 gene encoding 17.3 kDa class I heat shock protein yields MSLIPSFFGGRRSDPFSLEVWDPFRDFQFPSALFSENSAFVNARVDWRETPEAHVLKADLPGLKKEEVKVEIEDNSVLQISGERNVEKEDKNDTWHRVERSSGKFMRRFRLPENAKMDEVKASMENGVLTVTVPKAEVKKPDVKSIQITG; encoded by the coding sequence ATGTCGCTGATTCCAAGTTTCTTTGGTGGCAGAAGGAGCGACCCTTTCTCCCTCGAAGTGTGGGACCCCTTCAGGGACTTCCAGTTCCCAAGCGCTCTTTTTTCCGAGAATTCTGCTTTCGTGAACGCCCGTGTGGATTGGAGGGAGACACCTGAAGCGCACGTGTTGAAGGCTGATCTGCCTGGTCTCAAGAAGGAGGAAGTGAAGGTTGAGATCGAAGATAACAGTGTCCTTCAGATCAGCGGTGAGAGGAACGTTGAGAAGGAGGACAAGAACGACACGTGGCACCGTGTGGAGCGCAGTAGCGGCAAGTTCATGAGGAGGTTCAGGCTTCCGGAGAATGCCAAGATGGATGAGGTAAAGGCATCTATGGAGAATGGTGTTCTCACTGTCACTGTTCCCAAAGCAGAGGTCAAGAAGCCTGATGTTAAGTCCATTCAGATCACTGGTTAA